Sequence from the Dehalococcoidia bacterium genome:
GGGCGGCGTTCCATCTATCCTCCCCTCCGCACGGCGCGATAGAGGATGCGTGTGGAATGGGGGAGGGGGTAGCGCTCTACGATGGTAAAGCGCTCCTCCAGGGCGCGCTCGAAGGCCTGTTGGGTATACCAGGGGTAGACATCCTCCCGCCAGCGCAGGAGCAGACGAGCGCGGGAATCCTCTTTTGGCACGAACTCGATGATGATGGTGTGGCCCACGTGCGCCAGCCAGCGCACCAGGTGTCCGAACGGCACATTGCCCTGCAGGGCTAAGTGGTGCACCAGGGCCAGGCAAAGTACCATGTCCGCCGGCCCCCGCGCGATGAGCCCCTGGCGCTCCTCCTGAGCCCATCCCCGATCGGGGGAGGGGTCCAGCACATCTATCACCAACGGCAGGATGTTGGTGGTTTTGCCCTTGACCTGTTGATAGAAGGTATCCACGGCGTGGGGGTCGGAGTCCATGCCCACCACAAGCCCCGCATATCGGCCGGCGAGGCGGCTGTAATGGCCTACATGACAGCCCAGGTCCCACACCATCCGTGGGCGGTGGGTTTGCACGGCTTGTTCCACAAAGGTCGCTTTGGCTTTTTGGGCTTCGGGATGGTAATGGCACTCCTCCTGGTAGCCGGTCCAAGGGGTGGGGGCGTGACGGGGGCGCAGATGCTCTATCCCACGGGCTAGACTGTGGAGGAGAGTCAGCACCTGCTTTCGGCGCACTCGGGGTGGGGCGTCGGTCTCGTCCGGGGTGCGGGGGGCGAACTGGCGTTCCAACCATGCCTGCAGGAGCACATGGGTGAAA
This genomic interval carries:
- a CDS encoding class I SAM-dependent methyltransferase, with protein sequence MMRHTSSFRDPDGAVVVSGERVFRAFLPTGAEKFALLKASGLLEALQERGLVVDWREIPPEDVPGLRDVVPQASTVLEHTRIPFLSFCYEWPFSMLKDAALCTLDIAQRALAKGFILKDATPFNIQFLGTRPVLIDLASLEPYQDGQPWRAYHQFCRLFLNPLLLQASTGAPFQPWLRGSLEGIAPADMARLLPWRWRMRPFAFTHVLLQAWLERQFAPRTPDETDAPPRVRRKQVLTLLHSLARGIEHLRPRHAPTPWTGYQEECHYHPEAQKAKATFVEQAVQTHRPRMVWDLGCHVGHYSRLAGRYAGLVVGMDSDPHAVDTFYQQVKGKTTNILPLVIDVLDPSPDRGWAQEERQGLIARGPADMVLCLALVHHLALQGNVPFGHLVRWLAHVGHTIIIEFVPKEDSRARLLLRWREDVYPWYTQQAFERALEERFTIVERYPLPHSTRILYRAVRRGG